A genomic window from Streptomyces sp. WMMC940 includes:
- the rpsO gene encoding 30S ribosomal protein S15, whose product MSLDAATKKQIMSEFGTKEGDTGSPEVQVALLSRRISDLTEHLKTHKHDHHSRRGLLILVGQRRRLLQYLAKKDIQRFRTLVDRLGIRRGAAGAK is encoded by the coding sequence GTGTCTCTCGACGCCGCCACGAAGAAGCAGATCATGTCCGAGTTCGGCACCAAGGAGGGCGACACCGGCTCCCCCGAGGTCCAGGTCGCGCTGCTCTCCCGCCGCATCTCGGACCTGACCGAGCACCTCAAGACCCACAAGCACGACCACCACTCCCGCCGTGGTCTGCTGATCCTGGTCGGCCAGCGCCGCCGGCTGCTGCAGTACCTGGCCAAGAAGGACATCCAGCGCTTCCGTACGCTGGTCGACCGCCTCGGCATCCGCCGCGGTGCCGCGGGCGCCAAGTAG
- a CDS encoding IS30 family transposase → MEQGYSTREAARIVGIDRRTGKKWRNGHTRGRKVVPPIHPEHGHASVTAGDLEAPPCGPSRYLQEHDRIHIADRLREKASMRQIAAELGRSPSTISREIRRNRRTMPKGGWYYRPHTAQARADARRPRPKTGKIGQNPELRDFIQDHLTMRWSPEQICQALRARFPDRPEMHVTHETIYQALYVHGRGELRRELTRALRTGRARRRPHRQAHKRTSRAIKDMVLISDRPAEAEDRAVPGHWEGDLIIGKDGRSAIGTLVERSTRYVMLVHLPTGHSALATRNALAATVQTLPPHLWRSLTWDQGSEMAAHRSFTVATDIPVYFCDPASPWQRGSNENTNGLLRQYFPKGTDLSTHTPEHLQAVAAELNSRPRKTLDWETPAERLAKLLDLAS, encoded by the coding sequence ATGGAGCAGGGCTACAGCACCCGGGAAGCGGCCCGGATCGTCGGCATCGACCGGCGCACGGGCAAGAAGTGGCGCAACGGTCACACGAGGGGCCGCAAGGTAGTTCCTCCGATCCATCCCGAGCACGGGCACGCGTCCGTGACTGCGGGAGATCTGGAGGCGCCGCCTTGCGGCCCTTCGCGGTATCTCCAGGAGCACGACCGCATCCACATCGCCGACCGGCTGCGGGAGAAGGCGTCGATGCGGCAGATCGCCGCCGAGCTGGGCCGCAGCCCGTCCACCATCAGCCGCGAGATACGCCGCAACCGGCGGACCATGCCCAAGGGAGGCTGGTACTACCGGCCGCACACCGCCCAGGCCCGGGCCGATGCCCGCCGACCCCGCCCCAAGACCGGCAAGATCGGCCAGAACCCCGAACTGCGGGACTTCATCCAGGACCACCTCACGATGCGGTGGAGCCCCGAGCAGATCTGCCAGGCTCTGCGGGCACGCTTCCCCGACCGGCCGGAGATGCACGTGACCCACGAGACGATCTACCAGGCCCTCTACGTCCACGGCCGCGGAGAACTCCGCCGGGAACTGACCCGCGCACTTCGCACAGGACGTGCCCGCCGGCGCCCGCACCGCCAGGCCCACAAGCGCACCTCCCGCGCCATCAAGGACATGGTCCTGATCAGCGACCGGCCCGCCGAAGCCGAAGACCGTGCCGTCCCCGGCCACTGGGAAGGCGACCTCATCATCGGCAAGGACGGACGCTCCGCCATCGGCACCCTGGTCGAACGGTCCACCCGCTACGTGATGCTCGTGCACCTGCCGACGGGCCACAGCGCCCTCGCCACCCGCAACGCGCTCGCCGCCACCGTCCAGACCCTCCCGCCGCATCTGTGGCGATCCCTGACCTGGGACCAGGGTTCGGAGATGGCCGCCCACCGGTCGTTCACCGTCGCCACCGACATCCCGGTCTACTTCTGCGACCCGGCCAGTCCCTGGCAGCGGGGCTCGAACGAGAACACGAACGGCCTGCTGCGGCAGTATTTCCCTAAGGGCACCGACCTGAGCACCCACACCCCCGAGCACCTCCAGGCCGTCGCCGCCGAACTCAACAGCCGCCCACGCAAAACGCTCGACTGGGAAACCCCAGCCGAGCGCCTCGCTAAGCTACTGGACCTAGCCAGCTGA
- the eccD gene encoding type VII secretion integral membrane protein EccD, with amino-acid sequence MTAPAAATGTGQPAPATPSGGGTGFCRITVVAPDGRVDVALPEDIPLADLYPEILRLSGQSPAEGAPVGYHLVRRDGTVLDSARSLISQRILDGELLSLRPFADSLPPAVFDDVSDAVASAVARDRTLWTDGLMRGAGLFGGSVLLVLLAFVLWSADPRHDTHGLPGVLAAVAGVLLLALACVRARVYADRGAAVALGIGSMANAAVAGAGLLPVASGQGVGRLQFLLACAAVLVASVILMMVAPGGDGPFVAFAFAAAVGTLVTFVAIMTGMEPPETAAVCSPLAVGALAFLPGLSTRFARLPVGFEPPRTAVGGYGADPAPQGPVDAERIAAQARRGHELLVGLVGGCALLAVGSAAVLGFSDDVWGRLLALATGIAMLMRAHLFRYTAQVGCALAAGLGSLVLLGLGLSLNPPAELLAAALKGDGAGLDIRTVWLSAAVAAVGAVIIAIGLIVPRKGVTPFWGRFLEIAETFVLLTLVPLCLAVFGVYHSIRALTS; translated from the coding sequence ATGACGGCCCCAGCGGCGGCCACCGGAACGGGCCAGCCGGCTCCCGCGACTCCGTCCGGCGGCGGTACCGGCTTCTGCCGGATCACCGTCGTCGCGCCCGACGGTCGGGTGGACGTGGCGTTGCCCGAGGACATTCCCCTCGCCGACCTCTATCCCGAGATCCTGCGGCTGTCGGGGCAGAGCCCGGCGGAGGGCGCTCCGGTCGGGTACCACCTGGTCCGCCGCGACGGCACCGTGCTCGACAGCGCGCGGTCCCTCATCTCCCAGCGCATCCTCGACGGAGAGCTGCTCTCGCTGCGGCCCTTCGCCGATTCGCTGCCCCCGGCGGTCTTCGACGACGTCTCCGACGCCGTGGCGTCCGCCGTCGCCCGCGACCGCACGCTGTGGACGGACGGCCTGATGCGCGGAGCCGGGCTCTTCGGCGGCTCGGTGCTGCTCGTGCTGCTCGCCTTCGTGCTGTGGTCGGCCGACCCGCGCCACGACACGCACGGCCTGCCGGGCGTCCTGGCCGCAGTCGCCGGTGTGCTGCTGCTCGCGCTCGCCTGCGTACGGGCCCGGGTGTACGCGGACCGCGGGGCCGCCGTCGCCCTCGGAATCGGATCGATGGCGAACGCGGCGGTCGCCGGGGCCGGGCTGCTGCCGGTGGCGTCCGGCCAGGGCGTCGGGCGGCTGCAGTTCCTGCTCGCCTGCGCCGCCGTGCTGGTGGCGTCGGTGATCCTGATGATGGTCGCGCCCGGCGGCGACGGGCCCTTCGTGGCGTTCGCCTTCGCCGCCGCCGTCGGCACGCTCGTCACCTTCGTCGCGATCATGACCGGGATGGAACCGCCCGAGACCGCCGCGGTCTGCTCCCCCCTCGCCGTCGGGGCCCTCGCCTTCCTGCCGGGCCTCTCCACCCGCTTCGCCCGACTCCCCGTCGGGTTCGAGCCCCCGCGCACCGCCGTCGGCGGCTACGGCGCCGACCCGGCGCCCCAGGGCCCGGTCGACGCCGAGCGGATCGCGGCCCAGGCCCGACGCGGCCACGAACTGCTCGTCGGCCTCGTCGGCGGCTGCGCCCTGCTGGCCGTCGGCTCCGCCGCCGTGCTCGGGTTCTCCGACGACGTCTGGGGCCGGCTGCTCGCCCTGGCCACCGGCATCGCCATGCTGATGCGCGCCCACCTCTTCCGCTACACGGCGCAGGTCGGCTGCGCCCTCGCGGCCGGCCTCGGCTCGCTGGTCCTGCTGGGACTCGGACTGTCACTGAACCCGCCCGCCGAGCTTCTCGCCGCCGCCCTGAAGGGCGACGGCGCGGGCCTCGACATCCGTACGGTGTGGCTGTCCGCCGCGGTCGCCGCCGTCGGCGCCGTGATCATCGCCATCGGGCTGATCGTCCCGCGCAAGGGCGTCACCCCCTTCTGGGGCCGCTTCCTGGAGATCGCGGAGACGTTCGTGCTGCTCACGCTGGTACCGCTGTGCCTGGCGGTCTTCGGCGTCTACCACTCCATCCGGGCGCTGACCTCCTAG
- a CDS encoding ribonuclease J → MSHPHPELGAPPKLPKGGLRVTPLGGLGEIGRNMTVFEYDGRILIVDCGVLFPEEEQPGVDLILPDFTTLVDRLDDVEGIVLTHGHEDHIGGVPYLLRLKPDIPLIGSKLTLALIEAKLQEHRIRPYTLEVAEGQHEQVGPFGCEFIAVNHSIPDALAVAIRTPAGMVVHTGDFKMDQLPMDGRLTDLHAFARLSEEGIDLLLSDSTNAEVPGFVPAERDISNVLRGVFANARKRIIVASFASHIHRVQQILDAAHEYGRKVAFVGRSMVRNMGIARDLGYLRVPSGLVVDVKTLDDLPDDKVVLICTGSQGEPMAALSRMANRDHQIRIVQGDTVILASSLIPGNENAVYRVINGLSRWGANVVHKGNAKVHVSGHASAGELLYFYNICRPKNLMPVHGEWRHLRANAELGALTGIPKDHVVIAEDGVVVDLVDGKARISGKVQAGYVYVDGLSVGDVTEASLKDRRILGEEGIISVFVVVDSTTGKVVGGPNIHSRGSGIEDGVFDAVIPKIEEAIQKSAADGVAEPHQLQQLIRRTIGKWVSDTYRRRPMILPVVVEV, encoded by the coding sequence TTGAGTCATCCGCATCCCGAACTCGGCGCTCCGCCGAAGCTCCCCAAGGGTGGCCTGCGCGTCACACCGCTCGGCGGTCTCGGCGAGATCGGCCGCAACATGACCGTCTTCGAGTACGACGGCCGGATCCTGATCGTCGACTGCGGTGTCCTCTTCCCCGAGGAGGAGCAGCCCGGCGTGGACCTGATCCTGCCGGACTTCACCACTCTCGTGGACCGACTCGACGACGTCGAGGGAATCGTGCTCACGCACGGTCACGAGGACCACATCGGCGGTGTGCCCTATCTGCTCCGCCTGAAGCCGGACATCCCGCTGATCGGCTCCAAGCTGACCCTCGCCCTGATCGAGGCCAAGCTCCAGGAGCACCGCATCCGCCCGTACACCCTCGAGGTCGCCGAGGGGCAGCATGAGCAGGTCGGTCCCTTCGGCTGCGAGTTCATCGCGGTCAACCACTCCATCCCGGACGCGCTCGCGGTCGCCATCCGCACTCCCGCGGGCATGGTCGTGCACACGGGCGACTTCAAGATGGACCAGCTCCCGATGGACGGACGGCTGACGGACCTGCATGCTTTCGCACGCCTGAGCGAGGAGGGCATCGACCTCCTGCTGTCCGACTCCACCAACGCCGAGGTCCCCGGCTTCGTCCCCGCCGAGCGGGACATCTCGAACGTGCTGCGCGGCGTCTTCGCGAACGCCAGGAAGCGCATCATCGTCGCGAGCTTCGCCAGCCACATCCACCGTGTACAGCAGATCCTGGACGCGGCCCACGAGTACGGCCGCAAGGTCGCCTTCGTCGGCCGGTCCATGGTCCGCAACATGGGGATCGCCCGCGATCTCGGGTACCTCAGGGTGCCGTCCGGGCTCGTGGTGGACGTCAAGACGCTCGACGACCTGCCGGACGACAAGGTCGTGCTGATCTGTACGGGTTCGCAGGGCGAGCCGATGGCGGCGCTGTCCCGCATGGCCAACCGGGACCACCAGATCCGGATCGTGCAGGGCGACACGGTGATCCTGGCGTCCTCGCTCATCCCGGGCAACGAGAACGCGGTCTACCGCGTAATCAACGGGCTCAGCCGCTGGGGCGCCAACGTCGTCCACAAGGGGAACGCCAAGGTCCACGTCTCCGGCCACGCCTCGGCAGGCGAGCTGCTGTACTTCTACAACATCTGCAGGCCGAAGAACCTCATGCCGGTCCACGGCGAGTGGCGCCACCTCCGCGCCAACGCCGAACTCGGCGCCCTCACCGGCATTCCCAAGGACCACGTCGTGATCGCCGAGGACGGCGTCGTCGTCGACCTGGTCGACGGCAAGGCCAGGATCAGCGGCAAGGTCCAGGCGGGATACGTGTACGTCGACGGCCTCTCCGTCGGCGATGTCACCGAGGCCTCACTGAAGGACCGCCGCATCCTCGGCGAGGAGGGCATCATCTCGGTCTTCGTCGTCGTCGACTCCACGACCGGGAAGGTCGTGGGCGGACCGAACATCCACTCCCGCGGCTCCGGCATCGAGGACGGCGTCTTCGACGCGGTGATCCCCAAGATCGAGGAAGCCATCCAGAAGTCAGCCGCCGACGGGGTCGCCGAACCCCACCAGTTGCAGCAGCTCATCCGCCGCACGATCGGCAAGTGGGTCTCCGACACCTACCGCCGCCGGCCGATGATCCTGCCGGTCGTCGTGGAGGTCTGA
- the thyX gene encoding FAD-dependent thymidylate synthase, which produces MTRNPDDIKPSFRSDVTVELVKHTAGDSDVLWAARVSTAGEQSLDELSKDPERSKGLINYLMRDRHGSPFEHNSMTFFISAPIFVFREFMRHRVGWSYNEESGRYRELQPVFYVPDESRKLVQEGRPGKYVFVEGTQAQQELTGRVMEDSYRQAYEAYQEMLDAGVAREVARSVLPVGLYSSMYATCNARSLMHFLGLRTQHEMARVPSFPQREIEMVGERMEEHWAKLMPLTYAAFNANGRVAP; this is translated from the coding sequence GTGACCCGGAACCCCGACGACATCAAGCCCAGCTTCCGCAGTGATGTCACCGTCGAACTGGTGAAGCACACCGCCGGCGACTCCGACGTGCTGTGGGCGGCCCGGGTCTCCACCGCGGGCGAGCAGTCGCTGGACGAGCTCTCCAAGGACCCGGAACGGTCGAAGGGGCTGATCAACTACCTGATGCGGGACCGTCACGGCAGCCCCTTCGAGCACAACTCGATGACCTTCTTCATCAGCGCCCCGATCTTCGTCTTCCGCGAGTTCATGCGCCACCGGGTCGGCTGGTCGTACAACGAGGAGTCCGGCAGGTACCGGGAGCTCCAGCCCGTCTTCTACGTACCGGACGAGTCGCGCAAACTGGTGCAGGAGGGCCGTCCCGGCAAGTACGTGTTCGTGGAGGGCACCCAGGCCCAGCAGGAGCTGACCGGACGGGTGATGGAGGACTCGTACCGCCAGGCGTACGAGGCCTACCAGGAGATGCTCGACGCCGGTGTGGCCCGCGAGGTCGCCCGTTCGGTCCTGCCCGTCGGCCTCTACTCGTCGATGTACGCGACGTGCAACGCCCGCTCGCTGATGCACTTCCTGGGACTGCGCACTCAGCACGAGATGGCCAGGGTCCCGTCCTTCCCGCAGCGGGAGATCGAGATGGTCGGCGAGAGGATGGAGGAGCACTGGGCCAAGCTCATGCCCCTGACCTACGCGGCCTTCAATGCCAATGGCCGGGTGGCCCCGTAG
- a CDS encoding polyribonucleotide nucleotidyltransferase has product MENETHYAEAVIDNGSFGTRTIRFETGRLAKQAAGSAVAYLDDDTMVLSATTASKNPKDQLDFFPLTVDVEERMYAAGKIPGSFFRREGRPSEDAILTCRLIDRPLRPSFKKGLRNEIQIVETIMALNPDHLYDVVAINAASCSTQLAGLPFSGPIGGTRVALIDGQWVAFPTHSELENAVFDMVVAGRVLEDGDVAIMMVEAEATEKTVELVKGGAEAPTEEIVAAGLEAAKPFIKVLCKAQADLAAKAAKPTGEFPVFLDHQDDVLEALTAAVKNELAQALTIAGKQEREAELDRVKALAAEKLLPEFEGREKEISAAYRSLTKSLVRERVIKEKKRIDGRGVTDIRTLAAEVEAIPRVHGSALFERGETQILGVTTLNMLRMEQQLDTLSPVTRKRYMHNYNFPPYSTGETGRVGSPKRREIGHGALAERALVPVLPTREEFPYAIRQVSEALGSNGSTSMGSVCASTMSLLNAGVPLKAPVAGIAMGLISQEIDGQTHYVTLTDILGAEDAFGDMDFKVAGTKEFVTALQLDTKLDGIPASVLAAALKQARDARLHILDVMMEAIDTPDEMSPNAPRIITVKIPVDKIGEVIGPKGKMINQIQEDTGAEITIEDDGTIYIGAADGPAAEAARATINGIANPTMPEVGERYLGTVVKTTTFGAFVSLLPGKDGLLHISQIRKLAGGKRVENVEDVVGVGQKVQVEIAEIDQRGKLSLIPVIEGEDGADDGEKKDDADK; this is encoded by the coding sequence GTGGAGAACGAGACCCACTACGCCGAGGCCGTCATCGACAACGGCTCCTTCGGCACCCGCACGATCCGCTTCGAGACGGGCCGCCTGGCCAAGCAGGCCGCCGGCTCCGCCGTGGCGTACCTGGACGACGACACCATGGTGCTGTCGGCCACCACAGCGTCCAAGAACCCCAAGGACCAGCTGGACTTCTTCCCCCTGACGGTCGACGTCGAGGAGCGGATGTACGCCGCGGGCAAGATCCCCGGCTCCTTCTTCCGCCGTGAGGGCCGGCCGTCCGAGGACGCGATCCTGACCTGCCGCCTGATCGACCGGCCGCTGCGTCCGTCCTTCAAGAAGGGCCTGCGCAACGAGATCCAGATCGTCGAGACGATCATGGCGCTCAACCCCGACCACCTGTACGACGTGGTCGCGATCAACGCCGCCTCCTGCTCGACGCAGCTGGCCGGCCTGCCCTTCTCCGGCCCGATCGGCGGCACCCGCGTCGCACTGATCGACGGCCAGTGGGTCGCCTTCCCGACCCACTCGGAGCTCGAGAACGCCGTGTTCGACATGGTGGTCGCGGGTCGCGTCCTGGAGGACGGCGACGTCGCGATCATGATGGTCGAGGCCGAGGCCACCGAGAAGACCGTCGAGCTCGTCAAGGGCGGCGCCGAGGCGCCGACCGAGGAGATCGTCGCCGCCGGCCTCGAGGCCGCGAAGCCCTTCATCAAGGTCCTGTGCAAGGCCCAGGCCGACCTCGCCGCCAAGGCCGCCAAGCCGACCGGCGAGTTCCCGGTCTTCCTCGACCACCAGGACGACGTCCTGGAGGCCCTGACCGCCGCGGTGAAGAACGAGCTCGCCCAGGCGCTCACCATCGCCGGCAAGCAGGAGCGCGAGGCCGAGCTCGACCGTGTGAAGGCGCTGGCCGCGGAGAAGCTGCTGCCGGAGTTCGAGGGCCGCGAGAAGGAGATCTCCGCCGCGTACCGTTCGCTGACCAAGTCGCTGGTCCGCGAGCGCGTCATCAAGGAGAAGAAGCGCATCGACGGCCGCGGCGTCACGGACATCCGTACGCTCGCCGCCGAGGTCGAGGCCATCCCGCGGGTTCACGGCTCCGCCCTGTTCGAGCGTGGCGAGACCCAGATCCTGGGCGTCACCACCCTGAACATGCTCCGTATGGAGCAGCAGCTGGACACCCTTTCCCCGGTGACCCGCAAGCGCTACATGCACAACTACAACTTCCCGCCGTACTCCACCGGTGAGACCGGCCGCGTCGGTTCCCCGAAGCGCCGCGAGATCGGCCACGGCGCACTGGCCGAGCGTGCGCTCGTGCCGGTGCTGCCGACCCGCGAGGAGTTCCCGTACGCGATCCGCCAGGTGTCCGAGGCGCTCGGCTCCAACGGTTCGACGTCCATGGGCTCCGTCTGCGCCTCCACCATGTCGCTGCTGAACGCCGGTGTGCCGCTGAAGGCCCCCGTCGCCGGTATCGCCATGGGCCTGATCTCCCAGGAGATCGACGGCCAGACGCACTACGTCACCCTCACCGACATCCTCGGTGCGGAGGACGCCTTCGGCGACATGGACTTCAAGGTCGCCGGCACGAAGGAGTTCGTCACCGCCCTCCAGCTCGACACCAAGCTGGACGGCATCCCGGCCTCCGTCCTGGCCGCGGCCCTCAAGCAGGCCCGCGACGCCCGCCTCCACATCCTCGACGTGATGATGGAAGCGATCGACACCCCGGACGAGATGTCCCCGAACGCCCCGCGGATCATCACCGTGAAGATCCCCGTGGACAAGATCGGCGAGGTCATCGGCCCCAAGGGCAAGATGATCAACCAGATCCAGGAGGACACCGGCGCCGAGATCACGATCGAGGACGACGGCACCATCTACATCGGTGCCGCCGACGGCCCGGCCGCCGAGGCCGCCCGCGCCACGATCAACGGCATCGCCAACCCGACCATGCCGGAGGTCGGCGAGCGCTACCTGGGCACGGTCGTCAAGACCACCACCTTCGGTGCGTTCGTCTCCCTGCTCCCGGGCAAGGACGGCCTGCTGCACATCTCGCAGATCCGCAAGCTCGCCGGCGGCAAGCGCGTGGAGAACGTCGAGGACGTCGTGGGCGTGGGCCAGAAGGTCCAGGTCGAGATCGCCGAGATCGACCAGCGCGGCAAGCTCTCCCTCATCCCCGTGATCGAGGGCGAGGACGGCGCCGACGACGGCGAGAAGAAGGACGACGCCGACAAGTGA
- the dapA gene encoding 4-hydroxy-tetrahydrodipicolinate synthase → MAPISTPQTPFGRVLTAMVTPFTADGALDLDGAQRLATHLVDAGNDGLIINGTTGESPTTSNAEKDQLVRAVLEAVGDRAHVVAGIGTNDTRHSIELARAAERAGAHGLLAVTPYYNKPPQEGLYRNFTAIADSTGLPVMLYDIPGRSGVPIDTETIVRLADHPRIVANKDAKGDLGRASWAIARSGLAWYSGDDMLNLPLLSVGAIGFVSVVGHVVTPELRALVDAYTAGDVQKATEIHQKLLPVFTGMFRTQGVITTKAALALQGLPAGPLRLPLVELSEAETAQLKVDLAAGGVQL, encoded by the coding sequence ATGGCACCGATCTCGACTCCGCAGACCCCCTTCGGGCGGGTCCTCACCGCCATGGTCACGCCGTTCACGGCGGACGGCGCGCTCGACCTCGACGGCGCGCAGCGGCTCGCCACCCACCTGGTGGACGCAGGCAACGACGGCCTGATCATCAACGGCACGACCGGCGAGTCCCCGACCACCAGCAACGCGGAGAAAGACCAGCTCGTCCGGGCCGTCCTCGAGGCGGTGGGCGACCGGGCGCACGTGGTCGCCGGGATCGGCACCAACGACACCCGACACAGCATCGAACTGGCGCGTGCCGCCGAGCGCGCAGGCGCGCACGGCCTGCTGGCCGTCACTCCCTACTACAACAAGCCCCCGCAGGAGGGCCTGTACCGGAACTTCACGGCCATCGCCGACAGCACCGGACTCCCGGTGATGCTGTACGACATCCCCGGCCGCAGCGGCGTCCCGATCGACACCGAGACGATCGTGCGCCTGGCCGACCACCCGCGGATCGTCGCGAACAAGGACGCCAAGGGAGATCTCGGCCGTGCCAGCTGGGCCATCGCCCGCAGCGGACTCGCCTGGTACTCGGGCGACGACATGCTCAATCTGCCGCTGCTGTCCGTCGGCGCCATCGGCTTCGTCTCCGTGGTCGGCCACGTCGTCACTCCGGAACTCCGCGCTCTGGTCGATGCCTACACCGCGGGCGACGTGCAGAAGGCGACCGAGATCCACCAGAAGCTGCTCCCCGTCTTCACCGGCATGTTCCGCACCCAGGGCGTCATCACCACCAAGGCCGCGCTCGCCCTCCAGGGCCTGCCCGCGGGCCCGCTGCGGCTCCCGCTCGTCGAGCTCAGCGAGGCCGAGACGGCCCAGCTGAAGGTCGATCTCGCCGCCGGCGGGGTACAGCTTTAA
- a CDS encoding M16 family metallopeptidase — MTSRSARTTARTSSEARAVARTQTLLQGEHGIGTVRKTTLPGGLRIVTETLPSVRSATFGIWAHVGSRDETPSLNGATHYLEHLLFKGTHRRSALDISAAVDAVGGEMNAFTAKEYTCYYARVLDTDLPLAIDVVCDMLTGSLILDEDVDAERGVILEEIAMTEDDPGDVVHDLFARTMFGDTPLGRPVLGTVDTINALNRSQIARFYRKHYDPTHLVVAAAGNIDHATVVRQVRKAFEQAGALTRTDARPVAPRDGRRTLRTAGRVEVLDRRTEQAHVVLGMPGLARTDDRRWALGVLNTALGGGMSSRLFQEVREKRGLAYSVYSYTSGFADCGLFGVYAGCRPNQVHDVLKICRNELDRVADEGLADDEIDRAIGQLSGSTVLGLEDTGALMNRIGKSELCWGAQMSVDDMLANIAAVTPDDVRAVAREVLGQRPSLSVIGPLKDKQADRLHTSVS, encoded by the coding sequence GTGACGTCCCGTAGTGCCAGGACGACGGCCCGCACCTCCTCGGAGGCGCGGGCCGTCGCCCGTACCCAAACGCTTCTCCAGGGCGAGCACGGCATCGGCACGGTCCGCAAGACCACCCTCCCGGGAGGACTGCGCATCGTCACCGAGACCCTGCCGTCCGTGCGCTCCGCCACCTTCGGCATCTGGGCCCATGTCGGCTCGCGCGACGAGACCCCCTCGCTGAACGGCGCCACCCACTATCTCGAGCACCTCCTGTTCAAGGGCACGCACAGGCGCTCCGCCCTCGACATCTCCGCCGCCGTCGACGCGGTCGGCGGCGAGATGAACGCCTTCACGGCGAAGGAGTACACCTGCTATTACGCGCGGGTGCTCGACACGGACCTGCCGTTGGCGATCGACGTCGTCTGCGACATGCTCACCGGCTCGCTGATCCTCGACGAGGACGTGGACGCCGAGCGCGGCGTCATCCTCGAGGAGATCGCGATGACCGAGGACGACCCCGGCGACGTCGTGCACGACCTGTTCGCGCGCACCATGTTCGGCGACACCCCCCTCGGCCGCCCCGTGCTCGGCACCGTCGACACGATCAACGCGCTGAACCGTTCGCAGATCGCTCGCTTCTACCGCAAGCACTACGACCCGACCCATCTGGTCGTCGCCGCGGCGGGCAACATCGACCACGCGACGGTGGTGCGCCAGGTCCGCAAGGCCTTCGAGCAGGCCGGCGCCCTGACCCGCACGGACGCCCGGCCGGTCGCCCCCCGCGACGGCCGCCGGACCCTGCGGACCGCGGGCCGCGTGGAGGTCCTCGACCGCCGCACCGAGCAGGCGCACGTGGTCCTCGGCATGCCCGGCCTCGCCCGTACCGACGACCGGCGCTGGGCGCTCGGAGTGCTGAACACCGCGCTCGGCGGTGGTATGTCCTCACGGCTGTTCCAGGAGGTCCGGGAGAAGCGCGGCCTCGCATACAGCGTGTACTCGTACACCTCCGGCTTCGCCGACTGCGGACTCTTCGGCGTCTACGCCGGCTGCCGGCCCAACCAGGTCCACGACGTGCTGAAGATCTGCCGCAACGAGCTCGACCGCGTCGCCGACGAGGGACTGGCCGACGACGAGATCGACCGTGCCATCGGCCAGCTCTCCGGCTCGACCGTCCTCGGTCTGGAGGACACCGGCGCGCTCATGAACCGCATCGGCAAGAGCGAGCTGTGCTGGGGTGCCCAGATGTCCGTCGACGACATGCTGGCCAACATAGCCGCGGTCACCCCCGACGACGTCCGCGCGGTCGCCAGGGAGGTCCTGGGGCAGCGGCCCTCGCTGTCGGTCATCGGCCCGCTGAAGGACAAGCAGGCCGACCGCCTGCACACATCAGTCTCGTAG
- the dapB gene encoding 4-hydroxy-tetrahydrodipicolinate reductase: protein MSKLRVAVLGAKGRIGSEAVRAVEAAEDMELVAALGRGDKLETLVETGAQVAVELTTPASVMGNLDFCVRHGIHAVVGTTGWTDERLAHLRTSLAASPETGVLIAPNFSIGAVLTMKFAAQAARWFESVEVVELHHPNKADAPSGTATRTAQLIAAARAEAGCAPQPDATVTALDGARGADVDGVPVHAVRLRGLLAHQEVLLGGEGETLTVRHDSLHHSSFMPGILLGVRRVVDTPGLTFGLENYLDLG from the coding sequence ATGAGCAAGCTGCGCGTGGCCGTCCTCGGTGCCAAGGGCCGCATCGGTTCCGAGGCCGTACGAGCCGTCGAAGCCGCCGAGGACATGGAACTCGTCGCGGCGCTGGGCCGGGGCGACAAGCTGGAGACCCTCGTCGAGACCGGCGCCCAGGTGGCCGTCGAACTGACCACCCCCGCCTCGGTCATGGGCAACCTGGACTTCTGTGTGCGCCACGGCATCCACGCCGTCGTCGGCACCACCGGCTGGACCGACGAGCGCCTCGCGCATCTACGCACGTCGCTGGCGGCCTCGCCGGAGACCGGGGTGCTGATCGCGCCCAACTTCTCCATCGGCGCCGTCCTCACCATGAAGTTCGCCGCCCAGGCCGCCCGCTGGTTCGAGTCGGTCGAGGTGGTGGAACTGCACCACCCGAACAAGGCGGATGCTCCCTCCGGCACCGCCACCCGCACGGCGCAGCTGATCGCCGCGGCTCGCGCCGAGGCCGGATGTGCTCCGCAGCCGGACGCCACGGTGACCGCCCTCGACGGCGCGCGCGGCGCGGACGTCGACGGGGTCCCGGTGCACGCCGTACGGCTGCGGGGCCTGCTCGCCCACCAGGAGGTGCTGCTCGGCGGCGAGGGCGAGACCCTCACCGTCCGACACGACTCCCTGCACCACAGCAGCTTCATGCCGGGCATCCTGCTCGGGGTGCGCCGTGTGGTGGACACGCCCGGGCTGACCTTCGGCCTCGAGAACTACCTCGACCTCGGCTGA